From Macaca mulatta isolate MMU2019108-1 chromosome 1, T2T-MMU8v2.0, whole genome shotgun sequence, the proteins below share one genomic window:
- the LOC144337498 gene encoding uncharacterized protein LOC144337498 has protein sequence MPAKAEGKRDLKHQRRRRKASTPIPLSSAPGTASWSQTAQITQNHGDKRSCEIHTHKPHTENLPRQPGKNRPSEKTQGGPLSLKDNTPRREVAGGRGSCPEKQPRACPPSWERNPLSGREPPGRRTRRPVPGPLLLVPTHRRCVWFSAASWGCREEAAEETRSGAPPPGHHTPRASRPGPRPPPPGAVPAPVPQGEPSQPPARSTTQPLPAAAAAASAPRAPASASCCRPGLPPGPLLRSRRCRQTRRAERRAAAPQPGRPRLAGTIHPPRAMTPTEAEVQMNGLSRTTA, from the exons ATGCCAGCAAAAGCTGAAGGAAAACGGGACTTAA AACATCAGCGAAGACGCAGAAAAGCTTCCACACCCATCCCACTGTCGTCCGCTCCAGGCACGGCTTCCTGGTCCCAAACAGCACAAATAACCCAAAATCATGGTGATAAGCGGAGCTGTGAAATACACACGCACAAGCCACACACTGAGAACCTGCCACGACAGCCGGGGAAAAACCGGCCGAGTGAGAAGACGCAAGGCGGTCCCCTGTCACTTAAGGACAACACGCCCAGGCGAGaagtggcaggaggcagggggAGTTGTCCCGAAAAACAGCCCAGAGCCTGCCCACCTTCCTGGGAACGCAATCCCCTCAGCGGCCGCGAGCCGCCGGGCCGCAGGACGCGGCGCCCGGTCCCGG GCCCCCTGCTGCTGGTCCCCACTCACCGCCGGTGTGTCTGGTTCTCAGCCGCGAGCTGGGGCTGCCGTGAGGAGGCGGCGGAGGAGACGAGATCTGGGGCCCCGCCGCCGGGTCATCATACCCCCCGCGCGAGCCGGCCCGGGCCCCGGCCCCCGCCCCCCGGAGCCGTCCCCGCGCCCGTCCCGCAGGGGGAGCCTTCTCAGCCTCCCGCCCGCTCCACCACCCAGCCCcttcccgccgccgccgccgccgcctcagcCCCGCGCGCTCCCGCCTCGGCTTCCTGCTGCCGTCCGGGGCTACCGCCGGGCCCCTTGCTCCGCAGCCGCCGTTGTCGCCAGACCCGACGAGCGGAACGCCGAGCGGCCGCCCCTCAACCCGGACGGCCCCGCCTCGCCGGAACTATTCACCCGCCCCGCGCCATGACACCTACTGAGGCGGAAGTGCAGATGAATGGACTCTCTAGGACGACCGCATAG